In Sardina pilchardus chromosome 10, fSarPil1.1, whole genome shotgun sequence, one genomic interval encodes:
- the lrrc4.2 gene encoding leucine-rich repeat-containing protein 4.2 — translation MSLSGQVTVHRAWNSALLCAVYLMVRAWSACAAPSGPLNCPAVCSCSGQFSKVVCTRRGLVRVPPGIPSNARFLNLMENSIEVIQADTFRHLHHLEVLQLGRNSIRQIEVGAFNGLTSLNTLELFDNRLTVIPSGAFEYLSKLRELWLRSNPIESIPSYAFNRVPSLMRLDLGELRKLEYISDGAFEGLYNLKYLNLGMCNLREMPNLSPLVGLEELEISENFFPEIKPGSFRGLKVLKKLWIMNSKITLIERNAFDDVTGLVELNLAHNNLSSLPHDLFAPLSYLVELHLHHNPWRCDCDVVWLSWWLREYIPTNSTCCGRCHTPAHMRGRYLVEVDQTTFQCSAPYILDAPRDLNISAERVAELKCRTAPMSSVRWLLPNGTVLTHGSNHPRILVLNDGSLNFSNVLPNDTGIYVCMVTNVAGNSNASAYLNVSAAELNTSDVVYCPPTDAALEVDPPVSEDALLKPKTTTVTASPSVFQPVFISTPTVLLQTPRPVSVPTSPQGTPRPPSPSLDDMMKTTKIIIGCFVAVTMLAAAMLVVFYKLRKQHQHRSSVAAARTIEIIHMQEQEQDLPPPASSGGCLPGEGLRGDHHHHNSIYKPYSSGGGGGSGTYKAAAHGAMWTENNIGNSLHRSRPTATTTTTTISTIHEPYLKKSHKEKVQETQI, via the coding sequence ATGAGTCTCTCAGGGCAGGTAACTGTGCACCGTGCCTGGAACTCAGCCCTGCTCTGTGCAGTCTACCTCATGGTGCGAGCGTGGAGTGCGTGCGCAGCCCCCTCGGGCCCCCTCAACTGCCCGGCCGTCTGCTCGTGCAGCGGCCAGTTCAGTAAGGTGGTGTGCACCCGCCGCGGCCTCGTCCGAGTGCCCCCGGGCATCCCGTCCAACGCCCGCTTCCTCAACCTGATGGAGAACAGCATCGAGGTCATCCAGGCGGACACTTTtcgccacctccaccacctggAGGTCCTGCAGCTGGGCCGCAACTCCATACGGCAGATCGAGGTGGGCGCCTTCAACGGCCTGACCAGCCTCAACACGCTGGAGCTGTTTGACAATCGGCTCACGGTCATCCCCAGCGGCGCCTTCGAGTACCTGTCCAAGCTGCGGGAGCTGTGGCTCAGGAGCAACCCCATCGAGAGCATCCCGTCGTACGCGTTCAACCGCGTGCCCTCGCTCATGCGCTTGGATTTGGGCGAGCTGCGGAAGCTGGAGTATATTTCGGACGGCGCTTTCGAGGGATTATACAACTTGAAGTACCTTAACCTTGGAATGTGTAACCTGCGCGAGATGCCCAACCTCTCGCCGCTGGTGGGACTCGAGGAGCTGGAGATCTCGGAGAACTTCTTCCCCGAGATCAAGCCGGGCTCCTTCCGGGGCCTCAAGGTCCTGAAGAAGCTCTGGATTATGAACTCCAAGATCACGCTGATCGAGCGGAACGCCTTCGATGATGTCACGGGCCTGGTTGAGCTCAACCTGGCCCACAACAACCTCAGTTCCCTCCCGCACGACCTGTTCGCGCCCCTCAGCTACCTGGTGGAGCTGCACCTCCACCACAACCCGTGGCGCTGCGACTGCGACGTGGTGTGGCTCTCGTGGTGGCTGCGCGAGTACATCCCCACCAACTCCACGTGCTGCGGCCGCTGCCACACGCCGGCCCACATGCGGGGACGCTACCTGGTGGAGGTGGACCAGACCACCTTCCAGTGCTCGGCGCCGTACATCCTGGACGCGCCGCGCGACCTCAACATCTCGGCCGAGCGCGTGGCCGAGCTCAAGTGCCGCACGGCGCCCATGTCCTCGGTGCGCTGGCTGCTGCCCAACGGCACGGTGCTGACGCACGGCTCCAACCACCCGCGGATCCTGGTGCTCAACGACGGCTCGCTCAACTTCTCCAACGTGCTGCCCAACGACACGGGCATCTACGTCTGCATGGTGACCAACGTGGCGGGCAACTCCAACGCCTCGGCCTACCTGAACGTGAGCGCCGCCGAGCTCAACACGTCCGACGTGGTCTACTGCCCGCCGACCGACGCCGCCCTCGAGGTGGACCCGCCGGTGTCGGAGGACGCGCTGCTCAAGCCCAAGACCACCACGGTCACGGCCTCGCCGTCCGTCTTTCAGCCCGTCTTCATCTCCACGCCCACCGTGCTGCTCCAGACGCCGCGGCCGGTCTCGGTGCCCACCTCGCCGCAGGGCACGCCGCGCCCGCCCTCGCCCAGCCTGGACGACATGATGAAGACCACCAAGATCATCATCGGCTGCTTCGTGGCGGTCACCATgctggcggccgccatgctcgTCGTCTTCTACAAGCTGCGcaagcagcaccagcaccgcaGCTCGGTGGCGGCCGCCAGGACTATAGAGATCATCCAcatgcaggagcaggagcaggacctGCCGCCGCCCGCCTCCTCGGGGGGCTGCCTGCCCGGCGAGGGCCTGCGTGgggaccaccaccaccacaacagcaTCTACAAGCCctacagcagcggcggcggcggcggcagcggcaccTACAAAGCAGCAGCACACGGGGCCATGTGGACAGAGAACAACATCGGCAACTCTCTGCACCGCTCGCggcccaccgccaccaccaccaccaccaccatcagcaccatccaTGAGCCCTACCTTAAAAAATCCCACAAAGAGAAGGTACAGGAGACTCAGATCtag